In Tenrec ecaudatus isolate mTenEca1 chromosome 4, mTenEca1.hap1, whole genome shotgun sequence, a single window of DNA contains:
- the LOC142445669 gene encoding olfactory receptor 5AK3-like → MKQENGTDVTEFILLGFAGQNKFWHILFIIFLVIYVTSLMGNIGMIILIKIDSGLHTPMYFFLQHLAFIDLCYTSAITPKMLQNFIRTDKSISFIGCLMQLLVYGAFATSDCYILAAMAVDRYVAICNPLRYPVVMSQRVCVQLLLGSYFMGFLNGCVNTSFTFSLSFCKSNIINHFFCDEPPILALSCSNVDFNILLLAAFVGFNLSVTVLVVIFSYIYILAAILKISSLAGRKKAFSTCVSHLTAVTIFYGTLSYMYLHHGTSETQEQEKAASVFYGIMIPMINPLIYSLRNQDVREALKGIKKKCC, encoded by the coding sequence ATGAAACAAGAAAATGGCACTGACGTGACAGAATTCATCCTCCTGGGATTTGCTGGTCAAAACAAATTTTGGCATATCCTCTTCATAATATTTCTAGTGATCTATGTGACCTCTCTTATGGGTAATATTGGGATGATCATTCTCATCAAGATTGACTCTGGCCTCCACACCCCTATGTACTTCTTCTTACAACATTTGGCTTTCATTGATCTGTGTTACACCTCTGCTATCACTCCCAAGATGTTGCAAAACTTCATAAGAACAGATAAATCCATCTCATTCATAGGATGCCTAATGCAATTGCTAGTCTACGGTGCTTTCGCAACCAGTGACTGCTACATCCTGGCTGCTATGGCAGtggaccgctatgtggccatctgtaaCCCACTCCGCTATCCAGTAGTCATGTCACAGAGAGTCTGCGTTCAACTGCTACTTGGTTCTTATTTCATGGGTTTCTTAAATGGCTGTGTAAATACAAGTTTTACCTTCTCGTTGAGCTTTTGCAAGTCCAATATAATTAACCACTTTTTCTGTGATGAGCCCCCAATTCTTGCTCTCTCCTGTTCTAATGTTGATTTCAACATTCTGCTCCTAGCAGCCTTTGTGGGGTTCAACCTGTCGGTCACCGTGTTGGTTGTTATCTTTTCCTACATATATATCTTAGCTGCCATCTTGAAGATCTCTTCCTTGGCCGGGAGGAAAAAGGCCTTCTCCACATGTGTCTCCCACCTGACAGCAGTCACTATATTCTATGGGACCCTCTCTTACATGTATTTACACCATGGGACCAGTGAGACTCAAGAGCAGGAGAAAGCAGCTTCTGTGTTTTATGGCATCATGATCCCCATGATAAACCCTCTGatctacagcctgagaaaccaggATGTGCGAGAAGCTCTGAAGGGGATCAAGAAGAAGTGCTGCTAG